The genomic DNA ATCGATAAAGAATTAGTAGGTGCAACAGCATCTAAAATTCGTGACGTTCGTCCACCAGAACCTTATAAAGGTAAAGGTATTCGTTACCAAGGCGAATATGTTCGTCGTAAAGAAGGTAAAACTGGTAAATAATAAATAAACTCTACAGAAAGGAGTATTGACATGATCAGCAAAATTGATAAAAACAAAGTACGTTTAAAAAGACATGCACGCGTTCGTACGAAATTGTCAGGTACTAGCGAAAAGCCACGTCTAAACGTATATCGTTCAAACAAACACATCTATGCACAAATCATTGATGATACTAAAGGCGTAACTTTAACACAAGCTTCTACTAAAGACGTTGATGCAGACGCTTCAGCTACAAAAGTTGAATTAGCATCTAAAGTCGGTGAAGCAATTGCTAAAAAAGCAAGCGAAAAAGGAATCGAAGCAGTTGTATTTGATCGTGGAGGATACTTATTCCACGGCCGTGTGAAAGCATTAGCAGATGCAGCTCGTGAAAATGGACTTCAATTTTAATTTAAAAGGAGGGACAATATATAATGGCTCGTAGAGAAGAAGAAGTTAAAGAATTTGAAGAACGCGTAGTTACGATTAACCGTGTTGCTAAAGTAGTAAAAGGTGGTCGTCGTTTCCGTTTTACTGCACTTGTAGTAGTAGGTGACAAAAATGGCCGCGTTGGATTCGGTACTGGTAAAGCACAAGAGGTACCTGAAGCAATCAAAAAAGCAGTTGAAGCAGCGAAGAAAAATCTTATCACTGTAACTCGTGTTGATGGTACAACACCACACACAATTACTGGACGTTTTGGTTCAGGAAGTGTTTTAATGAAACCAGCAGCACCTGGTACTGGTGTTATCGCAGGTGGCCCAGTTCGTGCCGTATTAGAACTTGCAGGTATTACTGACATTTTAAGTAAATCTTTAGGTTCAAACACACCAATCAACATGGTGCGCGCAACAATTGATGGTTTACAAAACTTAAAAAATGCTGAAGATGTTGCCCGTTTACGTGGTAAATCAGTAGAAGAATTATATAATTAAGGAGGGAAACATTTAAATGGCTAAAATACAAATCACCCTCACTCGAAGCGTTATCGGGCGTCCAGAAACACAACGTAAAACAGTTAAAGCTTTAGGTCTTAACAAGATCCATTCTTCTGTTATCGTTGAGGACAACCCAGCAATTCGTGGACAAATCAACAAAGTAAGTCACTTAGTATCAGTAGAAGAAAAATAATTAAGGAGGTGCCAAAATGAAATTACATGAATTAAAACCATCAGAAGGCTCACGTAAAGTACGTAACCGTGTAGGTCGTGGTGCGGCTACAGGTAACGGTAAAACGAGTGGTCGTGGTCAAAAAGGTCAAAAAGCACGTTCAGGTGGTGGCGTAAGACCAGGTTTCGAAGGTGGTCAATTACCATTATTCCGTCGTATTCCTAAACGTGGTTTCACAAACATTAATCGTAAAGAATATGCTATCGTTAACTTAGACCAACTTAACAAATTTGAAGATGGTACTGAGGTAACACCTGAATTATTAATCGAAACAGGCGTAGTTAAAAGTGAAAAATCTGGCATTAAAGTTTTAGGTAATGGTTCATTAGAAAAGAAATTATCTGTCAAAGCGCATAAATTCTCAGCATCAGCTAAGGACGCTATTGAAGCGAAAGGCGGAGCACACGAGGTGATCTAATGTTTCACACGCTTGTGAACTTTTTCAAAACAAAAGAAGTTCGTAACAAGATACTTTTTACTCTTGCAATGTTAGTCATTTTCAAAATAGGTACGTACATCCCAGCACCTGGTGTTAATCCAGAAGCTTTTGATAATCGACAAGGTTCTCAAGGCGTCACTGACTTGTTAAACACGTTTGGTGGCGGAGCCTTGAAGAACTTTTCCATTTTCGCAATGGGAATCATGCCCTACATCACTGCTTCTATCGTAGTACAATTGTTGCAGATGGACATTGTACCGAAATTTACTGAATGGGCAAAACAAGGTGAAACAGGACGTAAGAAGTTAACTAACTTTACGCGTTATTTTACAATTGTTTTAGCATTTATTCAGTCCATTGGTATGGCGTTTCAGTTCAATAACTATTTGAACGGAACTCTTATTAAAGAGCAAAGTGTAATGTCTTATTTGCTTATTGCAGTAGTGCTTACAGCAGGAACTGCGTTTTTAATGTGGTTGGGTGAACAAATCACACAATATGGTGTGGGTAACGGTATTTCTATCATTATCTTTGCAGGTATTTTATCTACACTTCCATCTGCCTTGATCCAATTCTATCAACAAGAATTTATCGGTCAAGACGATGTGACACTTGCTTGGTTAAAAGTAGGCGGTCTCGTATTAGGTATGATTTTACTTACTGTTGGGGCTGTATATGTTTTACAAGCCATTCGTAAAATACCGATTCAATATGCAAAAAAACAATCCAACATGCGACTTGGTTCACAAGCAACGTACTTACCATTAAAAGTGAACTCTGCAGGGGTTATTCCAGTTATCTTTTCTATGGCATTCTTCTTATTGCCAAGAACGTTAACATTGATTTTCCCAAAAGCAGATTGGGCACAAAAAGTGGGGAACTATGCAGACCCATCTAATAATATGGGTATGGTTGTCTATGTGATCTTGATCATTGCATTTACTTATTTTTATGCATTTGTCCAAGTTAACCCAGAAAAAATGGCAGAAAATCTTAAGAAGCAAGGCAGTTATGTTCCAGGAATTCGTCCTGGTGAACAAACTAAAAAATATATTACGAAAGTCCTTTATCGCTTAACTTTTGTAGGTTCAATTTTCTTAGCGGTCATTGCAATCTTGCCAATTATTGCGACTAAAGTAATGAACTTACCTCAAGCCATTCAGTTAGGTGGAACAAGCTTACTCATCGTTATCGGTGTAGCGATTGAGACAATGAAAAGCTTAGAAGCACAAGTGAATGAAAAAGAATATAAAGGCTTTGGTAGACGATAATATGTAGGAGGGCACTCATGAACATTATCTTAATGGGATTACCTGGTGCTGGTAAAGGAACTCAAGCGACTGAGATTACCAAAAAGTACCCTATTCCTCATATTTCAACGGGGGATATGTTTAGAAAAGCGATTAAAGATGAAACTGAGCTTGGTAAAGAGGCAAAATCATTTATGGATCGTGGGGAACTCGTACCAGATGAAGTAACAGTAGGTATTGTCAAAGAACGTATCTCTGAAGACGATGCAAAAAAAGGTTTCTTATTAGATGGATTTCCTCGTACGATTGAGCAAGCAGAAGCTTTAAATTCTATTCTAGAAGAACTTGGTAGAACAATTGATGCAGTTGTGAATATCGAAGTGCCAGAAGAGGAATTAATGAATCGTCTTACAGGTCGTCGTATTTGCGAGATTTGTGGCACAACGTATCATCTTGTTTTCAACCCTCCAAAAGTTGAAGGTGTTTGTGATCTTGATGGTGGTAAGCTTTATCAACGTGAAGATGACAACCCAGAAACTGTTGCAAATCGTTTGAAAGTAAACGTAAAACAATCTAAACCTATATTAGATTTTTACAGCAAACAAGGTGTTCTGAAAAATATTGACGGTTCTAGAAATATTGATGAAGTTACAGCAGACGTCATAAATATTTTAGAATCATTAAAATAATAGCGACTTGGTTATCACTTCTTAAGTCGTTATCTTTAGTATCATAAATGTATTTGATTGTGATAAGGCTTTATAACGATATTTTGAAAGTGAAACGAGCCAAGCGATTATTGAGTTAATATTCAACATCCTTAGAACAAAAAGGAGGCGTTATTCCAATGGCAAAACAAGACGTTATCGAACTTGAAGGTACAGTATTAGATACTTTACCAAACGCAATGTTTAAAGTAGAATTAGAAAATGGTCATGAAATTCTAGCACATGTGAGTGGTAAAATTCGAATGAACTATATTCGTATTCTACCTGGCGATAAAGTAACAGTAGAAATGTCTCCGTATGATTTAACACGCGGAAGAATCACATATCGTTATAAATAATTGTCACTCCAACATTGAAGGAGGTTTAAAAATGAAAGTAAGACCATCAGTAAAACCAATTTGCGAAAAATGTAAAGTCATTAAACGTAAAGGTAAAGTAATGGTAATTTGTGAAAATCCTAAGCATAAACAAAAACAAGGTTAATTAAAAGAGAGGTGTAAAATATAATGGCACGTATTGCAGGAATTGATATCCCACGTGATAAACGCGTAGTAATCTCATTAACTTATATCTACGGTATCGGTAAAACTTCAGCACAAAAGATCCTTTCAGAAGCAAACGTTTCAGAAGATACACGTGTTAAAGACTTAACTGATGATGAATTAGGTCGTATCCGTGAAGTTGTTGACGGCTATAAAGTTGAAGGTGACTTACGTCGTGAAACAAACTTAAACATCAAACGGTTGATGGAAATCTCATCATACCGTGGTATCCGCCACCGTCGTGGTTTACCAGTAAATGGTCAAAAAACTAAAAACAATGCGCGTACGCGTAAAGGCCCAGTTAAAACTGTAGCTAACAAGAAAAAATAATAGGTAAAGGAGGCAAATTATACTATGGCACGTAAACAAGTATCACGTAAACGTAGAGTGAAAAAGAATATTGAAAACGGTGTGGCACACATCCGCTCAACATTCAACAATACAATTGTAACTATTACAGATGAATTCGGTAATGCTTTATCATGGTCATCTGCAGGTGCGCTTGGTTTCAAAGGTTCTAAAAAATCTACTCCATTCGCAGCCCAAATGGCATCTGAAACAGCTTCAAAAGCAGCAATGGAACATGGTTTAAAATCAGTAGAAGTAACTGTAAAAGGCCCTGGTCCAGGTCGTGAATCAGCGATCCGTGCATTACAATCAGCAGGTTTAGAAGTAACAGCGATTAAAGACGTTACTCCAGTACCACATAATGGTTGCCGTCCACCAAAACGTCGTCGCGTATAATTAAATTTTTGTTTTGTCACAAATCACTTGAATTTAAAGTTTATGCAAGTCGACGTACTTAAGGAGGATATGTAAATGATTGAAATTGAGAAACCTAGAATTGAGACAATTGAAGTTAGTGATGATGCTAAATTCGGTAAGTTCGTTGTTGAACCACTAGAACGTGGTTATGGTACTACACTAGGAAACTCCTTACGTCGTATCCTACTATCATCATTACCAGGTGCGGCTGTTAAATATATCGAAATTGAAGGTGTTTTACACGAATTCTCAGCAATTGATCATGTCGTTGAAGACGTATCAACAATTGTTATGAATATTAAAAAGTTAGCACTTAAAATATATTCAGAAGAAGATAAAACACTTGAAATCGATGTTAAAGAAGAAGGCGAAGTCACTGCAAAAGATATCACACATGACAGTGATGTTGAAATCTTAAACCCAGATCTTAAAATTGCAACAGTAGCGCAAGGTGGTCACCTTAAATTACGTTTAGTTGCAAGTACAGGGCGCGGGTATGCATTAGCTGATCAAAACAACTCAAGTGATCTACCAATCGGTGTTATTCCAGTTGATTCATTGTACTCACCAGTAGAACGTGTGAATTACACAGTGGAAAATACGCGTGTGGGTCAAAGTTCTGACTTTGATAAATTAACATTAGACGTATGGACTGATGGTTCAATCACACCACAAGAGTCTGTTTCATTAGCAGCAAAAATCATGACTGAGCATTTAAATATCTTTGTTGGTTTAACTGATGAAGCACAAAATGCTGAAATTATGATTGAAAAAGAAGAAGATCAAAAAGAAAAAGTATTAGAAATGTCTATCGAAGAATTAGACTTATCTGTACGTTCTTACAACTGTCTTAAACGTGCAGGTATCAACTCTGTACAAGAACTCGCTGATAAATCAGAGGCTGATATGATGAAAGTTCGTAACTTAGGTCGCAAGTCTCTTGAAGAAGTAAAATATAAATTAGAAGACTTAGGTTTAGGTCTAAGAAAAGAAGATTGATAAAGGAGGTTAACTCATGGGTTACAGAAAATTAGGTCGTACTTCAGATCAACGTAAAGCAATGTTACGTGATTTAGCTACATCATTAATCGTAAGTGAGCGCATCGAAACGACTGAAGCACGTGCGAAAGAACTTCGTAGCGTAGTTGAAAAACTGATCACTTTAGGTAAAAAAGGTGACTTGGCTTCTCGTCGTCAAGCAGCAAAAACTTTACGTAATGTTGAAATCTTAAACGAAGATGAAACAACACAAACAGCACTTCAAAAATTATTCGGTGAAATCGCTGAACGTTATGAAGAACGTCAAGGTGGTTACACTCGTATTCTTAAAGTTGCTCCACGTCACGGCGATGGCGCATTAAAAGTAATTATCGAATTAGTTTAATTAATACACTACTACTACATTAAAGCAAATGAGTGCAACGATAATGTTTGCCACATACAAATATTGTCTAGCTCAGAGTACCCCATCCAACTAAATATTGACGACAAAGCGTGAACTCAATGAGGATGGGGTGCGCGCTTTTTTAGTGTAATCGGTCATAAATCAAGATGACATCGCCAAATCTTATTGAATCACATTCAGCTTTTTTACACGTATGTGTCGCTGAATGATGCACTCATAATACTTGGTGATTCATTTTAACATCGAATATACCAAGTAGAGGTAGTACATACAGGGTTTATAACTGTGCCATGTACTATCAAAGATAAAAGATGAGTAAACGATGCTTTATGCATGTGAACTCTATTTTGTATAAAAACGCATCATCTCTGTTAAGGGCGGAACAACGAAATCCATTCGATTTCTGTTCCGCTCTTTTATTTATATGGCTTGATACATATACAAATCATGTCTTTTTTTGTAAAATAAGCGTATTAGTACAAATGGAGGGACGCTAAATGAAAGACGAAAACCTGATTGAATTTGAACATGTATCATTTCAATACGACGAACAACAACCGCGTGTTTTGAATGATGTTCAATTTAAAATTAAAAAAGGTGATTGGGTTTCGATTGTCGGTCACAATGGCTCGGGAAAATCAACTTTAGCGAAACTTCTAACAGGCATCGAGCAAGATTTCACTGGTGATATAAAGGTCAATGGTAACTCTATTAAAGGAAAAGATCGGCCCGCTTTTCACCATCATATTGGTATTGTATTTCAAAATCCTGAAAATCAGTTTGTGGGTTCAACTGTGAAATATGATGTTGCTTTCGGCTTAGAAAATAAAAATGTTTCTTATGATAAGATGCATCAAATTGTGCCAGCTGTTTTGAAAGACGTCGATATGTATGACAAGCAAAATCATGAGCCAACCGCATTGTCAGGGGGACAAAAACAACGTGTTGCGATTGCGGGTGTCCTTGCATTAGAGCCACAATTGATTATTTTAGATGAGGCGACAGCCATGTTGGATCCAGAGGGAAAGCGTGACATACTAGCCATGGTCAAACACTTGAACGAAACGAAAGGTATTACAGTTATCGCGATTACGCATGACCTTTCTGAAGTCGTCAGCTCAGATCAAGTAATCGTGATGAACCAAGGTGAAGTTTATTTAAATGGTTCAGTAGAATCGATATTTAAACACGGGCAGTCATTAATGACACTTGGCTTAGACTTGCCATTTGAAATGCGTGTCGCGAATCTATTAAATATGGAACCAGGTTTTATGACTTATGAAGGATTATTGGAGCGTTTAATATGATTAAATTTGAAGAAGTTTCATACACGTATCAGAAAAAGACGCCGTATGAATATCAAGCACTCAATCAAATATCAACTGAATTTTTACCTGGGCGTTATTATGCCATTATTGGAAAAACAGGTTCAGGGAAGTCAACTTTAATTCAGCATTTCAATGGGCTCTTAAAACCTACAAAAGGCCATATGCAAGTATTAGACGTCGCTATCAATCCAAAGACAAAAGATAAAAAATTAAAGTCAATTAGAAAGCGAATTGGGATGGTGTTTCAATTTCCTGAGTCACAACTTTTTGAGGAGACAGTCGAAAAGGAAGTGCTATTTGGTCCTCAAAACTATGGACTGGATATTGAAGCAGCACGTGCCAAAGCGATGCGCTTATTAACAGAGCTAGGTTTTGATGCAGAAACAACAATGAAGCAATCTCCTTTCTTACTGTCAGGCGGTCAAATGAGAAAAGTCGCACTCACTGCAATTCTCACGATGGACCCTGATATTTTAATTTTAGATGAACCTACAGCAGGATTAGATCCACGCAGTCGAGAACAGGTTATGCAGTTATTTAAAAAATTACAACTGGAACAGCATAAAACGGTCATTTTAGTGACACATGATATGAATGATGTGGCACGATTTGCTGAAGAAGTTAAAATAATGCAAAAAGGGAGCCTTATTGAATCGACTACACCACAACAATTTTTTTCACGTACTGAAGATGTTCAAGCTTTGCACCTTTGTTTGCCCGATATCGTGCGTTTACAAAGAGATATTGAAGCGCGCTTAGGGATTCAATTTGAAAAGCTTGCAATGACAGAAGAGGCGTTTGCTACGATGTTCAAAGAATGGAGGCAACGTCATGAAAGATAAATTGATTATTGGGCGTTACTTACCATTAGACACTTTCGTTCATCGTTTAGACCCACGTGGTAAATTCATCTTTGTATTTATATTTATTATTGTTATTTTTTTGAGTCACCATCCGTATAGTTATTTGTGGCTTGCTTTCATATTGTTAATTATTTTAAAAGTCGCACGTATTCCACTGGGGTTTCTTTTAAAAGGCTTACTTCCAATTTTTATCTTTTTACTATTAACATTAGTGATGCATTTGTTTTTAACGAAAGGTGGAACACGATTATTTGAATGGGGTATTCTGTCCATTGATTCTAATGGAATTAGAGAAGGGATTTTAATTGTACTGCGCCTTGCTTACATTATGATTATTTCAACACTACTTACTTTGACGACAAGTCCTTTGAACCTTACAGAAGCCTTTGATCGTTTATTTAAACCGTTGAAATATATCAAAGTCCCTGTAGCTGCGTTAAGTATGATGATGTCTATTGCACTACGATTTATTCCTACTTTGATGGAAGAATTAGATAAAATCGTATTATCACAAAAATCACGGGGTTCAGATATTAGTTCTGGCTCTATTGTGGCACGTATTAAGGCGTTTATCCCTTTAATGATTCCATTGTTTATTTCTGCCTTTCAACGTGCAGAAGAATTGGCTATCGCTATGGAAGTGAGAGGCTATGATGCAAATCAGCAGAGAACAAGTTATCGTGTACTAGAATGGCACGTTAAAGATACGCTCGCCTTGCTGAGTATCATTCCAATTGCAGTCATTTCGATATGGTTAGGCCATCATTTTTAGATTGAGAAAAGGAGAATTTTATGCAACGTGTGTTAGTGAAAATCAGTTATAATGGGGCGCAATTTTTAGGCTTTCAAATTCAAAACCAAGGGCGTACAGTGCAAGGTTATTTTGAAAAAATATTGAAACGTATGCATCAAAAGCCTGTTCGAATTCACCCTACAAGTCGCACAGATCGTGGTGTGCACGCAAAAGAACAGTATTTCCATTTCGATACGGATTTGAATATTGCGCCTAATAAGTGGCAACATGCCATGAATAGTGCGTTACCAGATGATATTTATGTTCATGAAGTCTCTTTAATCGATTCAGATTTTCACTGTCGTTATGATTGTGTAGGTAAACGCTATCGATACGCTATTTATCAAGATGCGCATCGCAATCCATTTCTCGCGCATTTGAAAACACTCGAGGCCCATGCACTTAATATTGAAGCGATGCAAGTAGCTGCACGTCATTTTATTGGAACACATGATTTTACTAGTTTCTGTTCTCAAAAAACTGAAGTTGAGAGTAAAACACGCACGATTTATGAAAGTCGCATCGAAGTCACTGAAGATGGCTTAGATTTTATTATTACAGGGTCAGGTTTTTTATATAACATGGTACGTGTCATTATTGCTTACTTACTTGAAGTCGGAAAAGGCAAGCGACAAGGTGAGGATATTCCACATATTCTTAAAATGAAAGATCGAACGCTTGTACCACATACTGCACCAGCAGAAGGTCTCTATTTAGAAAAGGTATATTTATCGCCCGAACAGCTCAAAAAAGACTTCGGTGAAACAATTAAAATTCATACGAAAAAATCGTCACAAATTTAATGAAATACATTGACATTAAGGCGTAAAACTTATAAGATAGTTAACGGTATTGTTTTATATCACCCCACGATAAGCCCCGGAAACTTATTGTGTTACAAAGATATATAAGCAGGAAAGAACAACAGTTAACGGAATAAATATCTCGCTCTAGGTTGTGCTGTCACAACCAGCTGAAAGACAAATAGGAAAGATTTATTCACTAGGAGGACAATATTATGCGTCAAACATTTATGGCAAATGAATCAAACATTGAGCGCAAATGGTATGTTGTTGATGCTGAAGGACAAACTTTAGGACGTTTAGCTTCAGAAGTCGCAGCTATCTTACGCGGTAAAAATAAAGTCACTTACACACCACACGTTGACAGTGGTGATTACGTTATCATCATTAACGCTTCAAAAATCGAATTTACTGGTAAAAAAGAAAGCGATAAAATCTACTACCGTCACTCAAATCATCCAGGTGGTTTAAAATCAATCACTGCTGGTGAATTAAGACGTACAAACCCAGAACGTTTATTAGAAAACGCAATTAAAGGGATGTTACCAAGTTCACGTTTAGGTGAAAAACAAGGTAAAAAATTATTCGTTTATGGTGGCGCTGAACATCCACACGCTGCACAACAACCAGAAAACTACGAGTTACGTGGTTAATTAGAAGGAGGAAATTACATTGGCACAAGTTGAATATAAAGGCACAGGCCGTCGTAAAAACTCAGTAGCACGTGTACGTTTAGTACCAGGTGAAGGTAACATCAAAGTGAACGATCGCGATGTACGCGACTACTTACCATTCGAATCATTAATCTTAGACTTAAACCAACCATTCGATGTAACAGAAACTAAAGGTAACTATGACGTTTTAGTTAATGTACACGGTGGCGGTTTCACTGGTCAAGCACAAGCAATCCGTCACGGTATTGCACGTGCATTATTAGAAGCAGATCCTGAATACAGAGGTTCTTTAAAACGCGCTGGATTACTTACTCGTGACCCACGTATGAAAGAACGTAAAAAACCAGGTCTTAAAAAAGCACGTCGTTCACCACAATTCTCAAAACGTTAATATCGTTGTTATATCAACTTTTACAGCACTTTCCAACTTTTGTTGGAGAGTGCTTTTTGTGTTTTTTATGGTTGTATATTTGGTTGTATATTTTTAACGGTTGGCGAAATATTCACTGACCGTTATTTTAATTTTTGATATTAAAAAAGCACAAATATCTCTATAATTGTAAGTGACTAAACAAACCATTAAGGAGATATTGTGCCTATGTATAATGATATATCAGTCATACAGACTTTTTAAGTCTTGCCAGAGTCAATACAGTTTAGTTCATTATTTATTGGGCCTTGATGAGAGGCTCAAAGAGACATATGAAACGGCGCACCGTCTTTTAAGTGCTCTGAAATCAAACGATATCCAGCAATTACGGTTCATCTTACAGGATTCAAAGACAAAAGATATTTCACAAGGACTCAAGCGTGTCATTCAAACATTCATCAAATACTTGCCCTATATCTCAAATACGATGCGTTATCCACATTTAACGAATGGGCCGATTGAGGGCATTAATAATAAAATAAAACTGATTAAACGGGTTTCTTATGGTTATAGAAATTTCTGGAATTTTAGGAATAGAATCTTAATCATTTCCAAGTTATTTGTAAGTGAATATAAAAAACGCATTAAACAACAAAAAAACGTTGCTTAATGCGCTATCGTCTCGCCAACCGACACCCATTTTTATTAGGGGCAGGACAGAAAATCTAAATGGTTTCTGTTCTGCTCTTTTTTGATGGAGAACGTCGCAATAATTTTTCTTCCAAGAACAGAACTAAACCTTATTCAGTCAGTTAAATATAAAAAATAACGTTGAAAGTCTTGCGCGTCACGCTACGTTATCCATTATATTGAGGTTAAGGAGGGATAACAATGCCACCCATTCATATCATAAGATCTGATAAAATTTATTTGAAATTATTGGAATTAGACGTTGCACAGAGAGACGCTTATTTTCGAGAAAATTTATTAAAGCATTTTCGAGAAAAATTTGAAATTCAACAGATACCCTTTGAACCAACAGCAGCAGGTTTTGATGCCTTAATGATGTTGAATCAAACGCACGTTTCGCCTGCAGAATTTAATTCGAGCAATAAAAAACAAATGGATATGCTTGATGATGATTTTTGGGATAATTGTAAAAGTGCGATTGAAGATGTACTGAAGCGTTTTGAAAAGAAGGGGATGCGTTCAAAGGTAAGTCAGTATACATTTACGGTTTTATTAGGAGATGAACAAAAGCCGACTATGTTCCTTAATCAAAATTATGGAGGAGAAGGCGGTATACCTGGATATGTGTGGCTTTCATTAGTTCCAAATGCCTATACTTTGAAGCGAACAAAAAGTGCCATTGCACATGAGTTCAATCATAACTTGAGATACC from Staphylococcus schleiferi includes the following:
- a CDS encoding energy-coupling factor transporter transmembrane component T family protein; translation: MKDKLIIGRYLPLDTFVHRLDPRGKFIFVFIFIIVIFLSHHPYSYLWLAFILLIILKVARIPLGFLLKGLLPIFIFLLLTLVMHLFLTKGGTRLFEWGILSIDSNGIREGILIVLRLAYIMIISTLLTLTTSPLNLTEAFDRLFKPLKYIKVPVAALSMMMSIALRFIPTLMEELDKIVLSQKSRGSDISSGSIVARIKAFIPLMIPLFISAFQRAEELAIAMEVRGYDANQQRTSYRVLEWHVKDTLALLSIIPIAVISIWLGHHF
- the truA gene encoding tRNA pseudouridine(38-40) synthase TruA, whose translation is MQRVLVKISYNGAQFLGFQIQNQGRTVQGYFEKILKRMHQKPVRIHPTSRTDRGVHAKEQYFHFDTDLNIAPNKWQHAMNSALPDDIYVHEVSLIDSDFHCRYDCVGKRYRYAIYQDAHRNPFLAHLKTLEAHALNIEAMQVAARHFIGTHDFTSFCSQKTEVESKTRTIYESRIEVTEDGLDFIITGSGFLYNMVRVIIAYLLEVGKGKRQGEDIPHILKMKDRTLVPHTAPAEGLYLEKVYLSPEQLKKDFGETIKIHTKKSSQI
- the rplM gene encoding 50S ribosomal protein L13, whose amino-acid sequence is MRQTFMANESNIERKWYVVDAEGQTLGRLASEVAAILRGKNKVTYTPHVDSGDYVIIINASKIEFTGKKESDKIYYRHSNHPGGLKSITAGELRRTNPERLLENAIKGMLPSSRLGEKQGKKLFVYGGAEHPHAAQQPENYELRG
- the rpsI gene encoding 30S ribosomal protein S9, with the translated sequence MAQVEYKGTGRRKNSVARVRLVPGEGNIKVNDRDVRDYLPFESLILDLNQPFDVTETKGNYDVLVNVHGGGFTGQAQAIRHGIARALLEADPEYRGSLKRAGLLTRDPRMKERKKPGLKKARRSPQFSKR
- a CDS encoding transposase, with the translated sequence MIYQSYRLFKSCQSQYSLVHYLLGLDERLKETYETAHRLLSALKSNDIQQLRFILQDSKTKDISQGLKRVIQTFIKYLPYISNTMRYPHLTNGPIEGINNKIKLIKRVSYGYRNFWNFRNRILIISKLFVSEYKKRIKQQKNVA
- a CDS encoding DUF2268 domain-containing protein — encoded protein: MPPIHIIRSDKIYLKLLELDVAQRDAYFRENLLKHFREKFEIQQIPFEPTAAGFDALMMLNQTHVSPAEFNSSNKKQMDMLDDDFWDNCKSAIEDVLKRFEKKGMRSKVSQYTFTVLLGDEQKPTMFLNQNYGGEGGIPGYVWLSLVPNAYTLKRTKSAIAHEFNHNLRYQYVQWDGGSLAELIVSEGLAENFVEAMYGKSYLGPWVTAIDWNQSQALIKNIIGKHLDIDNMFEAMPYLYGDEIAQLYSGNQVVLPHSAGYTCGYYLVKTYLEKTNCGIEEATMKSAQEILNEVESFWNTNIV